From Prionailurus viverrinus isolate Anna chromosome B2, UM_Priviv_1.0, whole genome shotgun sequence, the proteins below share one genomic window:
- the BAG2 gene encoding BAG family molecular chaperone regulator 2 has product MAQAKINAKANEGRFCRSSSMADRSSRLLESLDQLELRVEALREAATAVEQEKEILLEMIHSIQNSQDMRQISDGEREELNLTANRLMGRTLTVEVSVETIRNPQQQESLKHATRIIDEVVSKFLDDLGNAKSHLMSLYSACSSEVPSGPVDQKFQSIVIGCALEDQKKIKRRLETLLRNIENSDKAIKLLEHSKGAGSKTLQQNAEGKFN; this is encoded by the exons ATGGCTCAGGCGAAGATCAACGCGAAAGCCAACGAGGGGCGCTTCTGCCGCTCCTCCTCCATGGCCGACCGCTCCAGCCGCCTGCTGGAGAGCCTGGACCAGCTGGAGCTCAG GGTGGAGGCTTTGAGAGAAGCGGCAACTGCTGtggagcaagagaaagaaatcctcCTGGAGATGATCCACAGCATCCAGAATAGCCAGGACATGAGGCAGATCAGCGATG gagaaagagaagaattaaatCTGACGGCAAACCGTTTGATGGGAAGAACGCTCACCGTTGAAGTTTCAGTAGAAACTATTAGAAATCCCCAGCAGCAAGAATCCTTAAAGCATGCCACCAGGATTATTGATGAGGTGGTCAGTAAGTTTCTGGATGATTTGGGAAACGCCAAGAGTCACTTGATGTCACTGTACAGTGCTTGTTCATCTGAGGTGCCATCTGGGCCTGTTGACCAGAAGTTTCAGTCCATAGTGATTGGCTGTGCTCTTGAAGAtcagaagaaaattaagagaagATTAGAGACTCTGCTTAGAAATATTGAAAACTCTGACAAGGCCATCAAGCTGTTAGAGCATTCTAAAGGAGCTGGTTCCAAAACTCTGCAACAAAATGCTGAAGGCAAATTTAATTAG